One window of the Candidatus Paceibacterota bacterium genome contains the following:
- a CDS encoding DUF87 domain-containing protein has translation MALFGLGKNKEERTPESILPQQIYEAGVLELQDIIAPSALKVTPKSLSLGEKIARTFFVISYPRYLTESWFSPIINLDKVFDVSIFIHPINTADVLKKFQKKVAEVQSQISAREDKGLVRDPKLDIAYQDLESLRDNLMQAQEKLFDVGLYISIYGETEDELDKIETEIRGILESKLIYVKPALFQQQQGFESVIPLQNDLLEVHSKLNSSPLSSIFPFVSFDLTSDKGILYGINRHNSSLVLFDRFSLENYNSITFAKSGSGKSYATKLEILRSLMFDTDVIVIDPEREYEYMAQATGGRYFNISLNSDNHINPFDLPIPSEDEPAASVLRSQIINLVGLFRIMLGGLTPEEDAIIDRAITETYALKDITPDSDFSSVEAPLLSDFELVLAGMEGGESLAQRLSKYTRGTWAGFINRPSNVDINKKFVVFSLRDMEEELKPVAMYIVTHYIWNAIRRNLKRRLLVIDEAWWMMRSEDTASFLLGLAKRGRKYFLGIATITQDVDDFLKSPYGTPIITNSSIQVLLKQSPTSIDRLQEVFHLTDEEKFLLLESGVGEGIFFAGLKHVAIKVIASYTEDQIITSDPSQLLAIKKARQDLEASENTK, from the coding sequence ATGGCACTATTTGGACTAGGAAAAAATAAAGAGGAGCGAACACCGGAATCAATCCTTCCGCAACAGATTTATGAGGCTGGAGTATTGGAGTTACAAGACATAATTGCTCCGTCAGCGTTAAAAGTTACACCAAAGAGCTTGTCTTTGGGGGAGAAAATTGCTCGAACATTCTTCGTCATCTCATACCCAAGATATCTTACTGAAAGCTGGTTCTCTCCAATCATCAACCTCGACAAAGTATTTGATGTTTCTATTTTCATTCACCCAATAAACACAGCTGACGTTCTTAAAAAGTTCCAGAAAAAAGTTGCTGAGGTACAGAGTCAGATCTCTGCCAGGGAAGACAAAGGTCTCGTACGTGATCCAAAACTAGATATTGCATACCAAGACCTCGAATCTCTCCGAGATAATTTGATGCAGGCACAGGAAAAGCTATTTGATGTTGGATTATATATTTCTATCTACGGAGAAACAGAAGACGAGCTCGACAAAATCGAAACTGAAATCCGTGGAATTCTTGAATCAAAACTAATCTACGTAAAGCCTGCGCTCTTCCAGCAACAGCAAGGATTCGAATCGGTAATTCCACTTCAAAACGATCTCCTAGAAGTTCATTCTAAGCTTAATTCCAGCCCTCTTTCGAGCATTTTCCCCTTTGTGTCCTTTGACCTTACATCTGATAAGGGAATTCTCTATGGAATTAACAGGCACAACTCAAGTCTTGTGCTCTTTGATCGATTCTCACTTGAAAACTACAACTCAATCACATTCGCAAAGTCTGGTTCTGGTAAGTCATATGCAACAAAACTAGAAATCTTGCGTTCTCTTATGTTTGATACTGACGTAATCGTCATCGACCCAGAAAGAGAGTACGAGTACATGGCCCAGGCAACAGGAGGAAGGTATTTTAATATCTCACTTAACTCCGACAACCACATCAACCCATTTGATCTTCCAATTCCAAGTGAAGACGAGCCTGCTGCAAGCGTACTTCGTTCACAGATCATTAATCTTGTAGGCCTCTTCCGCATCATGCTTGGAGGACTAACACCTGAAGAAGATGCGATCATTGACCGAGCTATTACAGAAACATATGCACTCAAGGACATCACACCTGATTCAGATTTCTCATCTGTAGAAGCACCGCTTCTTTCTGACTTCGAACTAGTACTAGCTGGAATGGAAGGAGGGGAGTCACTTGCACAACGCCTTTCAAAATATACCCGTGGTACATGGGCAGGCTTTATCAACCGACCATCTAACGTTGATATCAATAAGAAGTTTGTAGTCTTCTCACTTCGAGACATGGAAGAGGAGTTGAAGCCGGTAGCAATGTACATTGTTACTCACTACATCTGGAATGCTATTCGACGAAACCTTAAACGCCGTCTTCTTGTAATTGACGAGGCATGGTGGATGATGCGATCAGAAGACACTGCTTCATTCTTGCTCGGACTTGCAAAGCGAGGACGAAAATACTTTCTTGGAATCGCAACAATCACCCAAGACGTAGATGACTTCTTGAAGTCCCCTTATGGAACCCCAATTATCACCAACTCGTCTATCCAGGTACTTCTAAAACAGTCACCAACCTCAATTGATCGCCTTCAAGAGGTGTTTCATCTTACAGACGAAGAAAAGTTCCTGTTGCTTGAATCAGGAGTAGGGGAGGGTATCTTCTTTGCAGGCTTAAAACACGTTGCTATCAAGGTTATTGCGTCTTACACCGAAGATCAAATCATTACTTCTGACCCATCTCAGCTTTTGGCAATCAAGAAAGCTAGACAAGATCTAGAAGCGAGCGAGAATACTAAGTAA
- a CDS encoding YidC/Oxa1 family membrane protein insertase yields MLEILRQIFYIPLYNAFALFLSIPYVDAGLAVILFTVVIRGILYPLSKKALLSQMRIQELQPELAELRNKYKDNKEEQARRMMALYKDKNINPFSGILFLLLQIPIIISLYYIFSSGALASINASLLYSFVPIPPVNDHTLFGIIDLTAKSITMAVLAGVSQYFVAYFQQRKQPQKPKVDGAKRTFQDDLARSMSFQMKYVFPLLAGIFALNLPSVIGLYWTVGALFNIFQEILLRKEREKFTPQS; encoded by the coding sequence ATGCTTGAAATTTTACGTCAGATTTTTTATATCCCCCTTTATAACGCGTTCGCATTATTCCTATCAATCCCGTATGTAGATGCAGGTCTCGCAGTTATTTTATTTACGGTGGTTATTCGAGGTATTCTCTACCCTCTTTCAAAGAAGGCACTTCTTTCTCAGATGCGTATTCAAGAGTTACAGCCAGAACTAGCTGAACTTAGAAATAAATATAAAGATAATAAAGAAGAGCAGGCTCGCCGAATGATGGCTCTATATAAGGATAAAAATATTAATCCATTTTCAGGAATCCTATTCTTACTCTTACAGATTCCAATTATCATTTCTCTCTATTACATTTTTTCAAGTGGCGCATTAGCATCTATCAACGCATCACTTTTGTATAGTTTTGTTCCTATTCCTCCAGTTAATGACCACACATTATTTGGAATCATTGATCTAACTGCAAAAAGTATCACAATGGCAGTACTCGCAGGAGTCTCACAGTACTTTGTTGCGTATTTCCAACAACGTAAACAACCACAGAAGCCAAAAGTAGATGGCGCTAAGCGGACATTCCAGGATGACCTCGCCCGCTCTATGTCTTTTCAAATGAAATATGTTTTCCCACTATTGGCAGGTATTTTTGCCCTTAACCTCCCTTCTGTAATTGGTCTCTATTGGACGGTTGGAGCACTATTTAACATCTTCCAAGAAATTCTTCTTAGAAAAGAGAGAGAAAAGTTTACTCCGCAGAGTTAA
- the rpmH gene encoding 50S ribosomal protein L34 produces MSQTYQPKKRKRKTTHGFLVRTKSKTGRNVLIRRMRKGRKRLAV; encoded by the coding sequence ATGTCCCAAACCTACCAACCAAAGAAAAGAAAGAGAAAGACAACTCACGGGTTCCTCGTACGAACTAAGTCAAAAACTGGACGTAATGTGTTGATTCGACGTATGAGAAAAGGTCGAAAGCGCCTTGCTGTATAG
- the dnaA gene encoding chromosomal replication initiator protein DnaA: MIDNSQLWNTVLENLKSSMSKPYFSMWLKDSSIVKQEEGIISVGVPSVFAREWLSEKFHKQILKALREVNDNIRGIEYVITDAQKKKMLEKRAQAEQLRRESVKDQQGKSRELPLDDLYVNKEDNLNPRYTFDSFVVGPFNELAHAASLAVIAKPGGAYNPLFIYGDTGRGKTHLIQAVGNRLKQLYPGKKIFYITSERFANDFIMAVQNNRSQQFKEKYRFYDVIIMDDVQFFSNKEKSQEELFHLFNHFYDNNKQIIFSSDKHPQYIQNLEERIKSRFNAGMIVDIPAPDFESRCAILRTKSRINNLGLSEEVVVELARVVEGNIRELEGALNSIMMHTQLKGIQVAPHEIKNIIKTASKPAVQKNVSIKDVIRIVSQFYDVEEKDIFDKSRKKEVVKPRQMIMYILREDFDVSYPSIGEKLGGRDHTTVIHSCEKIKEEIKTNPSVISDIERIRSIIQY; this comes from the coding sequence ATGATAGACAACAGTCAACTTTGGAATACCGTTTTGGAAAATCTGAAGTCTTCGATGTCTAAGCCATATTTCAGCATGTGGCTCAAAGATTCTTCTATAGTTAAGCAAGAAGAGGGAATAATCTCTGTTGGAGTACCAAGTGTATTTGCTCGCGAGTGGCTTTCAGAGAAATTTCATAAACAAATACTTAAAGCTCTCCGAGAGGTGAACGATAACATCCGTGGTATTGAGTATGTTATTACTGATGCACAGAAGAAAAAGATGCTCGAGAAACGAGCGCAAGCAGAACAACTACGGAGAGAGAGTGTAAAAGATCAACAAGGGAAGAGTAGGGAGTTACCGCTCGATGATTTATATGTAAACAAAGAAGATAACCTAAACCCTCGGTATACCTTCGATTCCTTTGTGGTTGGGCCGTTTAATGAGCTTGCTCATGCAGCGTCTCTTGCAGTTATTGCAAAACCAGGAGGAGCATATAACCCACTCTTTATCTATGGAGACACAGGTCGTGGAAAGACACACCTAATCCAAGCAGTAGGGAATAGACTTAAACAACTCTATCCTGGTAAAAAAATCTTTTATATAACATCAGAGAGATTTGCCAATGACTTTATTATGGCTGTACAAAACAACCGTAGTCAGCAATTTAAGGAGAAATATCGCTTCTATGACGTAATAATCATGGACGACGTGCAGTTCTTCTCAAATAAAGAAAAGAGTCAGGAGGAACTATTCCATTTGTTTAACCATTTCTACGACAATAATAAACAAATTATCTTTTCTTCAGATAAACACCCTCAATACATTCAAAACCTAGAGGAGCGTATTAAATCAAGATTCAATGCGGGAATGATAGTAGATATTCCTGCGCCTGATTTTGAGTCACGCTGTGCAATTTTACGTACTAAGTCACGTATTAATAACCTTGGACTCTCTGAAGAGGTTGTAGTGGAGTTAGCCAGGGTAGTAGAGGGGAATATCCGAGAACTTGAAGGTGCTCTTAACTCAATCATGATGCATACCCAACTTAAAGGTATACAAGTTGCTCCTCATGAAATTAAAAACATCATTAAAACAGCTTCTAAGCCTGCTGTTCAGAAAAACGTATCCATAAAAGACGTTATCCGTATCGTATCTCAATTCTACGACGTAGAAGAGAAGGATATTTTTGATAAATCACGAAAAAAGGAAGTAGTTAAGCCACGCCAGATGATTATGTATATCCTAAGAGAGGATTTTGATGTCTCATATCCATCAATAGGGGAGAAGTTAGGGGGTAGAGATCACACAACCGTCATTCACTCATGTGAAAAGATAAAAGAGGAGATTAAAACTAACCCTTCAGTTATTAGTGATATTGAACGTATCCGTTCCATCATTCAATATTAG
- the dnaN gene encoding DNA polymerase III subunit beta, translating into MEIEVNKEIFLSAIQKAERVTGKGLSLPILSAILFETIDGGLCVTATNSELGIQLSIPAKVTTPGKVAVPGNILSTYISSLGGDKKITITQVGGTIKIQSQKAETAIKCMPSDDFPSIPKHENGSSLKISPKYIIEGIKSVIFCASQSSIKPELASVYIYGEGDMTFVATDSFRLAEKKIGLSKPIQDWSVLIPAKNANEIIRILEDIEEDVDMKVDTHQISFTKEGLYLTSRVVNGSFPDYRQIIPKESKVKVLALKQDIINAFRSVSIFSDKFFKLTFNFDPHEKKFSIKTSNADVGESVTNIEASVSGEPTEINFNFKYINDALPIIPSSSIELSLSPQGRLVMKGNSENSFLYIVMPMNR; encoded by the coding sequence ATGGAAATAGAAGTGAACAAGGAGATATTCTTAAGTGCTATTCAGAAAGCTGAACGAGTCACTGGAAAAGGGTTATCTCTCCCAATACTCTCAGCAATCCTCTTTGAAACAATTGATGGTGGTCTTTGTGTAACTGCTACAAACAGTGAACTAGGTATCCAGTTATCTATCCCTGCAAAGGTAACTACCCCTGGAAAAGTAGCTGTCCCTGGAAATATTCTCTCAACATATATTTCATCTCTAGGAGGGGATAAGAAAATTACTATCACTCAGGTTGGTGGAACAATAAAGATTCAGAGTCAGAAAGCTGAAACTGCAATTAAATGCATGCCGTCAGATGATTTTCCATCAATCCCTAAACATGAAAATGGATCTTCTTTAAAGATTTCTCCAAAATATATTATTGAAGGAATTAAGTCAGTTATTTTCTGTGCATCTCAATCTTCTATAAAGCCTGAATTGGCCAGTGTGTACATCTATGGAGAAGGAGACATGACATTCGTCGCTACTGACTCATTCCGACTAGCAGAGAAGAAAATTGGGCTTTCAAAGCCTATACAGGATTGGTCTGTTCTTATTCCAGCGAAGAATGCGAACGAAATCATTAGAATCCTTGAAGATATTGAAGAAGATGTTGATATGAAAGTTGATACTCATCAAATTTCATTCACTAAGGAAGGGTTATATCTAACCTCTCGAGTGGTAAATGGATCATTTCCTGACTACCGACAAATTATTCCTAAGGAATCAAAAGTTAAGGTGTTAGCACTTAAGCAAGACATAATTAATGCATTTAGGTCTGTATCAATATTCTCTGATAAATTTTTTAAACTTACTTTTAATTTTGATCCACATGAAAAGAAGTTTTCTATTAAAACAAGTAACGCAGATGTAGGGGAGTCAGTTACAAATATTGAAGCATCTGTGTCTGGTGAACCAACAGAAATTAACTTTAATTTTAAATATATTAACGACGCGCTTCCTATTATTCCTTCATCAAGTATTGAACTATCACTCAGTCCACAAGGACGGCTTGTTATGAAGGGGAATTCTGAAAATTCCTTCCTCTATATCGTGATGCCAATGAATAGGTAG
- a CDS encoding transglycosylase domain-containing protein: protein MNRPWYIGAWRNTKRFLRRVSWKNLIFIGLSVMAIGAGLCFLWLSTLTLPNIESFNERRIGVSTKIYDNTGKIVLFDLNQNTRRTVVKNEEISKFVKDATIAIEDENFYNHHGIEPLSILRAVFVNIINLGYEQGGSTITQQVVKNALLTTDKKISRKVKEWFLAPNLERIMSKDEILNIYLNENPYGSNIYGIEEASQAFFGKTALSVSLAEAAYLAALPQAPTYYSPYGNHKEDLDSRKNLVLSQMKKLGMITEKEFESAKAEEVVFSPQQYVSIKAPHFVMYVKEQLEETYGAEALATMGLNVVTTLDYEMQQEAERIVKEWALKNDKNVNAENSGLIAIDPRTGAILSMVGSRDYFDPAIDGNFNITTAQRQPGSTIKPFIYASAFLKGYEPETVVFDLPTEFSANCSPQSVPATPNATCYSPENYDLVYQGPISLRSGLAQSKNVVSVKTLYLAGIKDSIRVARDMGLTTLSQNADYGLTLVLGGGEVTLLDLVSGYSVFANEGVRHEKFAIQKITDKLGNTLEEHELEEKRVLPENIALKISDILSDNNARLPSFSPTSPLYFPGRSVAAKTGTTNDYRDVWTVGYVPSLAVGVWAGNNNNEPIGKRVAGAVISPMWHEFMEKMFEKIPDEPFKKPIPTDPGELKPVIAGQWMVPVTNQAPIFDMDPNIQPLQNGSYQIHEILHYVDKNDPLGPAPQNPAADSQYYNWEYPVQIWAGTNLNQNSTSTNQNPPLLYVPIPRFEPDEPTNNNRRTNSRN, encoded by the coding sequence GTGAATAGGCCTTGGTACATTGGAGCCTGGCGGAACACTAAGCGATTTCTTCGCCGTGTTTCCTGGAAAAACCTGATTTTTATCGGACTTTCTGTTATGGCGATTGGTGCAGGACTATGTTTCCTGTGGCTTTCTACCCTTACCCTCCCCAATATTGAGTCGTTCAATGAACGCCGTATTGGTGTATCTACAAAGATCTACGACAACACAGGAAAGATCGTACTATTCGATCTAAACCAAAATACCCGCCGAACTGTTGTTAAAAACGAAGAAATTTCAAAATTCGTCAAAGATGCAACTATCGCCATTGAAGACGAGAACTTCTATAACCACCACGGTATTGAACCTCTTTCTATTCTCCGAGCTGTATTTGTAAACATCATTAATCTTGGGTACGAACAAGGAGGTTCAACAATCACTCAACAGGTTGTAAAAAACGCACTACTCACTACAGACAAGAAAATATCCCGAAAGGTTAAAGAATGGTTCCTTGCACCAAACCTCGAGAGAATCATGTCTAAAGATGAGATTTTAAACATCTATCTCAATGAAAACCCATACGGCAGTAATATTTACGGAATCGAGGAAGCGAGCCAGGCTTTTTTTGGAAAGACTGCATTAAGTGTTTCATTAGCTGAAGCAGCATATCTCGCTGCCCTTCCCCAAGCCCCAACATATTATTCTCCGTACGGAAACCACAAAGAAGACTTGGACTCTCGAAAAAACCTTGTACTTTCTCAAATGAAAAAATTAGGAATGATTACTGAAAAAGAATTTGAGTCTGCAAAAGCAGAGGAGGTTGTCTTTTCCCCACAACAATATGTTTCAATCAAAGCCCCTCACTTTGTGATGTATGTAAAAGAGCAACTCGAAGAGACTTATGGAGCAGAGGCACTCGCAACAATGGGACTTAATGTTGTTACAACACTTGATTATGAAATGCAGCAAGAAGCGGAAAGAATTGTTAAAGAGTGGGCATTAAAAAATGACAAAAATGTAAATGCTGAAAATTCCGGTCTTATAGCAATCGATCCTCGGACAGGGGCAATCTTATCTATGGTTGGTTCACGAGATTATTTTGATCCTGCTATTGATGGTAACTTCAATATAACCACCGCACAACGACAACCTGGATCAACCATTAAACCTTTTATTTATGCTTCTGCTTTTCTTAAAGGATACGAACCAGAAACTGTAGTTTTTGATCTACCAACAGAATTTTCTGCTAATTGTAGCCCTCAAAGCGTTCCAGCTACTCCAAATGCAACATGTTACTCTCCAGAAAACTATGATCTTGTATACCAAGGACCAATATCCCTTCGTAGTGGTCTTGCACAATCCAAAAACGTTGTATCTGTAAAAACACTATACCTAGCTGGAATTAAGGATTCTATTCGTGTAGCTAGAGATATGGGACTTACCACCCTCAGTCAAAATGCCGACTATGGATTAACTTTAGTACTTGGAGGTGGTGAAGTTACTCTATTAGATCTTGTAAGTGGGTACAGTGTGTTTGCAAACGAAGGAGTTCGACATGAAAAATTTGCTATTCAAAAAATCACAGACAAACTTGGAAATACTCTTGAAGAGCATGAGTTAGAAGAAAAACGAGTACTTCCTGAAAACATTGCTTTAAAAATTTCAGATATTTTAAGTGATAACAATGCACGATTACCATCATTTAGCCCCACTTCCCCTCTTTATTTCCCAGGACGCAGTGTAGCGGCAAAAACAGGTACTACAAACGATTATCGTGATGTTTGGACAGTTGGATACGTACCAAGCCTTGCAGTGGGCGTCTGGGCCGGAAATAACAACAATGAGCCTATTGGTAAACGTGTTGCTGGTGCTGTTATTAGTCCAATGTGGCACGAATTCATGGAAAAGATGTTTGAAAAAATTCCCGACGAGCCATTTAAGAAACCAATACCGACCGACCCGGGAGAACTCAAACCTGTCATTGCAGGACAATGGATGGTTCCTGTAACTAACCAGGCTCCTATTTTTGATATGGATCCTAATATCCAACCACTACAAAATGGTTCATACCAAATACACGAAATACTCCACTATGTAGATAAAAATGATCCATTAGGTCCTGCTCCACAAAATCCTGCAGCTGACTCTCAATACTACAATTGGGAATACCCTGTTCAAATATGGGCTGGTACAAACCTAAACCAAAACAGTACATCTACAAACCAAAATCCTCCCTTACTCTATGTTCCAATTCCAAGATTTGAACCAGACGAGCCTACAAACAACAATCGTCGTACCAACTCTAGAAACTAA
- the tyrS gene encoding tyrosine--tRNA ligase, whose amino-acid sequence MKTAVITDPAKIKDLLERDTEDIVVRESLEKKLMSGKQLRVKLGIDPTSENIHIGRAVPLRKLRAFQDLGHIAVFIVGDFTAQIGDASDKLSKRPMLLKEDVEKNMKTYKEQVGKIIDLDKAEFHHNSTWLSKLTFVEAVLLAESFSVQQMLARRNFSDRYEKGEEISLREFMYPLMQGYDSVAIDADIEIGGFDQLFNVKAGRTIQKFYGKPEQDIITLQMLEGTDGRKMSSSWGNVITINAEPEDMYGKVMSVSDELIEKYFRLCTAVPLDEIAGYVEKIKSGVNPKEVKMILAKEIVTIYHGASAAEKAESYFTNVFTNKQAPEEAQVIEVPKGQAVALALRYAKIIPSASEWSRLVEGGGVTYAETGEKITNTKLAVENDMYLKVGKRKFVKIKVV is encoded by the coding sequence ATGAAAACGGCTGTAATTACCGATCCAGCAAAAATCAAGGATCTACTCGAAAGAGACACTGAAGATATTGTTGTCAGAGAATCGTTGGAGAAAAAACTAATGTCGGGTAAGCAGTTGCGCGTAAAGTTGGGAATTGATCCAACTTCTGAAAATATTCACATCGGCCGCGCGGTTCCACTTCGTAAATTACGCGCATTTCAAGATCTTGGGCATATTGCAGTTTTTATTGTTGGAGACTTCACTGCACAAATTGGTGACGCATCTGACAAACTTTCAAAGCGACCAATGCTTTTAAAGGAAGATGTTGAAAAAAACATGAAGACTTACAAGGAACAGGTAGGGAAGATCATTGATTTAGATAAAGCTGAGTTTCATCACAACTCAACATGGCTTTCAAAACTAACATTTGTGGAAGCAGTACTCCTTGCTGAAAGTTTTTCAGTGCAGCAAATGCTCGCACGAAGAAATTTCAGTGACCGGTATGAAAAAGGAGAAGAAATTTCTCTTCGAGAATTTATGTACCCACTTATGCAAGGGTATGACTCTGTTGCGATCGATGCTGATATTGAGATCGGAGGTTTTGATCAGTTATTTAATGTAAAAGCTGGCCGCACTATTCAGAAGTTTTACGGAAAACCAGAACAAGATATCATTACCCTTCAGATGCTCGAGGGAACTGATGGAAGGAAAATGTCATCGAGCTGGGGAAATGTTATTACCATCAATGCCGAGCCTGAGGATATGTATGGAAAGGTGATGAGTGTAAGTGATGAATTGATTGAAAAATATTTTCGACTTTGCACAGCGGTACCACTTGATGAAATTGCAGGATATGTTGAAAAGATTAAATCGGGAGTTAACCCAAAGGAGGTGAAGATGATACTTGCAAAAGAAATTGTAACTATTTATCACGGAGCCTCTGCTGCAGAAAAGGCAGAATCATATTTCACGAATGTATTCACTAACAAGCAAGCTCCAGAAGAGGCGCAGGTTATTGAAGTACCAAAAGGACAAGCTGTAGCCCTCGCACTAAGATATGCAAAAATTATTCCATCAGCATCTGAATGGAGTCGTCTTGTTGAAGGTGGAGGTGTTACATATGCAGAGACAGGAGAAAAAATCACAAACACAAAACTGGCAGTAGAGAATGATATGTATCTGAAAGTGGGTAAGCGGAAGTTTGTAAAAATTAAAGTAGTGTAA
- the ruvC gene encoding crossover junction endodeoxyribonuclease RuvC → MQNRPLRILGIDPGYDRLGYAVVEEGKKPTVLVSGCLETPKTAPHAERLQTIATFLPTLISEYTPDGVATESLFFSKNQKTAIKVAEARGVILTSIHAAGLEVIELNPMSVKVALTGHGKSDKQQVILMVQRLCNIPIQKNNSDVKKIVRDDEYDAIAIAVAGLLSYPHKQRERSLLQK, encoded by the coding sequence ATGCAGAATAGGCCACTGCGCATTCTAGGAATTGATCCTGGGTATGACAGACTCGGCTATGCTGTCGTTGAGGAAGGAAAAAAACCTACCGTATTGGTCTCAGGGTGTCTTGAAACACCCAAAACAGCTCCACACGCAGAGCGATTACAGACCATTGCCACTTTCCTACCCACCCTCATAAGCGAGTACACACCGGACGGTGTGGCGACTGAGTCATTGTTTTTTTCTAAAAACCAAAAGACTGCGATAAAAGTTGCAGAGGCACGTGGTGTAATTTTAACTTCTATACACGCAGCGGGACTTGAGGTGATAGAACTTAACCCAATGAGTGTAAAAGTTGCACTTACTGGGCATGGTAAAAGTGACAAACAGCAAGTTATTTTAATGGTTCAGAGACTGTGCAACATACCCATACAAAAAAATAATTCGGACGTAAAAAAAATAGTTAGAGACGATGAATATGATGCAATTGCGATCGCTGTAGCGGGCTTACTCAGTTATCCCCACAAACAAAGAGAGCGCAGCCTGTTGCAAAAATAA
- a CDS encoding YebC/PmpR family DNA-binding transcriptional regulator: protein MSGHNKWSKIKRQKAGTDAEKSKIFGKLVRFISVEAKKAGGNPNSPSLKAAIDKARAANMPNDTIERAIKKATDSANMDSITYEAYGPGGSALIIEALTDNRNKAAQEIKHILSKNGFELASPGSASWAFTKQNNEWVPQTTIPISESDSEILEKLIGELEDNDEVQDVYTNAE, encoded by the coding sequence ATGTCAGGACATAACAAATGGTCAAAAATTAAAAGACAGAAAGCTGGTACGGACGCTGAAAAGAGTAAGATTTTCGGTAAGCTCGTACGCTTCATTTCTGTTGAAGCAAAAAAAGCTGGAGGTAACCCCAACTCCCCTAGTCTTAAAGCGGCGATAGATAAGGCCCGTGCAGCAAACATGCCAAACGACACTATTGAGCGTGCAATTAAGAAAGCAACGGACTCAGCAAATATGGATTCAATTACATATGAAGCGTACGGACCAGGTGGATCAGCACTCATCATCGAAGCACTTACAGATAACAGAAATAAAGCTGCACAAGAAATTAAACACATCCTTTCAAAAAATGGTTTTGAGTTAGCAAGCCCAGGCTCTGCTAGTTGGGCATTTACAAAACAAAATAATGAGTGGGTTCCACAGACCACTATTCCAATCTCTGAATCTGACTCAGAAATCCTCGAAAAATTGATTGGAGAACTCGAAGATAACGACGAGGTCCAAGACGTATACACCAATGCAGAATAG